One Lepus europaeus isolate LE1 chromosome 7, mLepTim1.pri, whole genome shotgun sequence DNA segment encodes these proteins:
- the LOC133763617 gene encoding short coiled-coil protein-like — MGEEFQLKVRDGVKTIPLPVSQMEVRSSRIMHPSPRSLLSKTMSAHMDDLTARVDAVKEDNLELKSETRVLGQYKENLMSASSVFQTADTKSKKKKKKVGD, encoded by the coding sequence ATGGGTGAAGAGTTCCAACTAAAGGTAAGAGATGGTGTGAAGACCATTCCCCTCCCAGTGTCTCAAATGGAAGTGCGTTCATCAAGGATCATGCATCCAAGTCCCAGAAGTTTGTTATCCAAGACGATGAGTGCTCACATGGATGATCTCACTGCAAGAGTAGACGCAGTTAAGGAAGACAATCTGGAGCTAAAATCAGAAACTCGAGTCCTTGGACAGTATAAAGAAAATCTCATGTCAGCTTCTAGTGTTTTTCAAACAGCTgacacaaaaagcaaaaaaaaaaaaaaaaaagtaggggatTGA